The proteins below come from a single Papaver somniferum cultivar HN1 chromosome 11, ASM357369v1, whole genome shotgun sequence genomic window:
- the LOC113322393 gene encoding uncharacterized protein LOC113322393 produces the protein MSNSKWKKIWPIHDNTRSVKVQLVIHDLKSLPIPSSGLTKDTSAAENLIVRIEWKGLKNGRALLPKGAPKNCTSRQGIKPDGSVNWDEGFDHDCKIKLMDDSQSFKSWFIHLEVQEMNQKTNASTSVLAKAEIDIAEFVSATTSKSTISLPVNCTFRGTTAEATLTMELNFFDVQSKGSNGSVYPLASCMRLPQHHRKTSKDFDDRPEKNEASTSTSPPKHSIDSSAISQAEEEPALGYRNLTATNILLVDLENTKTESVKQGKREQLPADQQIKAPRAKLIRRLSWNRKKPLNFRSLSHPRDTPLLNKSNGEGGGDDIDNDRRYQLIPPEQNPVQDNTTKVSNNAFQDSEFAGSDRFEIGDWEEKKLVSRDGKIELDAKVFLASIDQRSEKAAGESACTVLVAVIAYWLHQNPRTLPLKCELDKLVREGSSEWRNLCEKEIHWNTFADRHFDLDTVLQEKIRPLSVVTEKSYVGFFKVSDNTEHLEYMQGALSFDDIWEELQKNEATSEEQVYILSWNDHFFVLKVEAETIYIIDTLGERLYEGCDKAYILMFNKDSRISRILPKESTGNTKTKDKAETNGRSKEKAETKAKSKEKAETNTKSKEKAETNAKSKDKAETNVKLKEKAETNAEAAGRQVGDQTPREIISEGKAACKDYIKEFLASLPLRELQEEIERGGTVQSSLHHRLQIDCHYTAPCT, from the exons ATGAGTAACAGTAAGTGGAAGAAGATTTGGCCAATTCATGACAACACAAGGAGCGTTAAGGTCCAGCTTGTGATTCATGATTTGAAAAGTTTGCCGATACCTTCTTCTGGTTTGACAAAAGATACCAGTGCTGCTGAGAATTTGATTGTCAGGATAGAATGGAAAGGTTTGAAAAACGGAAGAGCTTTACTGCCCAAAGGAGCCCCGAAGAATTGCACGTCAAGGCAGGGGATCAAACCGGACGGCAGTGTCAACTGGGATGAAGGGTTTGACCATGACTGTAAGATCAAATTGATGGATGATTCCCAGAGTTTCAAAAGCTGGTTCATACACCTTGAGGTTCAA GAAATGAATCAGAAAACGAATGCTTCAACTTCGGTGCTCGCCAAAGCTGAGATTGATATAGCAGAATTTGTATCAGCAACTACATCCAAGAGCACAATCAGTTTACCAGTCAACTGCACTTTCAGAGGCACTACAGCAGAAGCAACCTTGACC ATGGAACTCAACTTCTTCGACGTCCAAAGCAAGGGGAGCAATGGGTCAGTGTACCCACTAGCTTCATGCATGAGGCTTCCTCAACATCATCGGAAAACATCCAAAGACTTTGATGATCGTCCAGAGAAGAATGAAGCTAGCACGTCTACATCTCCTCCCAAGCACTCAATTGATTCCTCTGCAATATCACAAGCCGAGGAGGAGCCTGCACTAGGTTACAGGAATCTGACTGCAACAAATATCCTCCTTGTAGACCTCGAGAATACCAAGACTGAAAGCGTCAAACAAGGTAAAAGGGAACAACTCCCAGCGGATCAGCAGATTAAAGCACCTCGTGCCAAACTGATCAGACGCCTTTCATGGAACAGAAAAAAACCGCTGAACTTCAGAAGCCTTAGTCATCCTAGAGACACCCCACTGCTGAACAAAAGCAATGGTGAAGGTGGAGGGGATGATATCGACAACGACCGACGCTACCAATTGATACCCCCGGAACAAAATCCAGTTCAAGACAACACTACTAAAGTCAGCAACAATGCCTTCCAGGATTCTGAGTTTGCAGGCAGTGACCGGTTTGAGATTGGGGattgggaagaaaaaaaattggtaaGCAGAGATGGAAAAATTGAACTAGATGCCAAAGTATTCCTTGCTTCTATTGACCAGAGGAGTGAAAAAGCTGCAGGCGAGAGTGCCTGTACAGTTCTTGTTGCCGTGATTGCTTACTGGCTGCACCAAAATCCAAGAACCCTACCACTGAAATGCGAACTGGATAAACTAGTACGGGAAGGCTCTTCAGAATGGAGAAATCTCTGCGAAAAGGAGATTCACTGGAATACATTTGCAGACCGGCATTTTGACCTTGACACTGTGTTACAGGAAAAGATACGACCACTATCTGTGGTTACAGAGAAGTCGTATGTAGGTTTCTTCAAAGTCAGTGATAACACTGAGCACCTAGAGTATATGCAAGGTGCTCTGTCTTTTGATGATATATGGGAGGAGCTCCAGAAAAATGAAGCAACTTCGGAAGAACAAGTTTACATATTGAGCTGGAATGACCACTTTTTTGTTCTGAAGGTAGAAGCTGAAACAATTTACATAATTGACACGCTAGGGGAGAGGCTGTACGAGGGCTGTGACAAAGCCTACATTCTGATGTTCAACAAAGATAGTAGGATCTCAAGAATTCTGCCAAAAGAAAGCACCGGAAATACGAAAACAAAGGATAAGGCGGAGACTAATGGGAGATCTAAGGAAAAGGCAGAGACTAAGGCAAAATCAAAGGAAAAGGCAGAGACTAACACAAAGTCAAAGGAGAAGGCAGAGACTAACGCAAAATCAAAGGATAAGGCAGAGACTAATGTGAAATTAAAGGAAAAGGCAGAGACTAATGCGGAGGCTGCTGGCAGACAAGTGGGCGACCAAACTCCAAGAGAAATAATAAGTGAAGGAAAAGCTGCTTGCAAAGATTATATCAAGGAATTTCTAGCATCTCTTCCACTGAGAGAACtgcaagaagaaattgaaagaggtgGGACGGTACAATCTTCGCTACATCACAGGCTGCAAATTGACTGCCATTACACTGCTCCTTGCACTTAG
- the LOC113322394 gene encoding sporulation protein RMD1-like: MLGVRNSLKLFTIKSSSSIIAKPCLIIPKNTIRCFSCPRTTTPFFTNRNLGFVSVNRNGSGDGAGSVSIRGFSSAAASASTNPVELNDSASFSGVVYDTVEEIRASIPVRSFFLSTSIDLRSLIDWNKANHIPPTSRMTNYAVLRFGDTNSNPHDLEASLSGSDYCYMVVFQYGSAVLFNIKDSDVDGYLKIIERHASGLLPEMRKDEYEVREIPNLQTWMEGGLDYIMLQYVNIDGIRTIGSVLGQSIALDYYVRQVDGMVAEFTDINRGMEKTGTFTMERKKLFQLVGKANSNLADVILKLGLFERSDIAWKDAKYAQIWEYLRDEFELTQRFQTLDFKLKFVEHNIRFLQEILQNRKSDFLEWLIIILIGAEILISVYDIAHRSAITSL, translated from the exons ATGTTAGGAGTTCGTAATTCTCTGAAGCTTTTTACaatcaaatcatcatcatctattATTGCAAAACCTTGTCTCATTATCCCTAAGAATACAATTCGTTGTTTCTCTTGTCCAAGAACAACAACCCCATTTTTCACTAATCggaatctaggttttgtatctgTTAATAGAAATGGTAGTGGTGACGGTGCTGGTTCTGTAAGTATTCGTGGgttttcttctgctgctgcttctgCTTCAACTAATCCAGTTGAATTGAATGATTCAGCTTCGTTTTCAGGGGTTGTGTATGATACTGTTGAGGAAATTAGAGCTTCTATTCCTGTTAGATCTTTTTTTCTATCTACCAG TATTGATTTGAGAAGTTTGATTGATTGGAATAAAGCTAATCACATTCCGCCTACTTCAAGAATGACTAACTATGCTGTTCTTCGATTTGGGGATACCAATTCAAATCCTCAT GACTTGGAGGCTAGCTTAAGTGGGAGCGATTACTGTTATATGGTAGTTTTTCAATATGGATCTGCTGTTTTGTTTAATATTAAAGATAGCGACGTTGATGGGTATCTGAAAATCATAGAGAGACATGCTTCAGGGTTGCTTCCTGAAATGAGGAAAGATG AATACGAGGTGAGAGAGATCCCAAATTTGCAGACTTGGATGGAAGGCGGGTTAGATTATATAATGTTGCAGTACGTAAACATtgatgggattcgtacaattggTAGCGTCCTTGGGCAAAGTATTGCTCTTGATTACTATGTCCGGCAG GTTGATGGGATGGTTGCAGAATTTACAGACATTAATCGTGGAATGGAGAAAACAGGAACCTTTACCATGGAAAGAAAAAAGCTATTTCAACTTGTTGGGAAAGCGAATTCTAATCTTGCTGATGTTATTCTTAAGCTTGGGCTTTTTGAGAG ATCAGACATTGCCTGGAAAGATGCTAAGTATGCCCAGATATGGGAGTACCTTCGAGATGAATTTGAATTGACTCAAAGATTTCAAACCCTTGATTTTAAGTTAAAGTTTGTTGAG CACAATATTCGCTTTTTACAGGAAATTCTTCAGAATAGGAAATCAGATTTCCTGGAGTGGCTTATCATTATACTTATAGGAGCAGAGATTCTCATCTCAGTATATGACATAGCCCACAGGTCAGCTATAACCTCGCTTTAG